From the genome of Solanum dulcamara chromosome 12, daSolDulc1.2, whole genome shotgun sequence:
ctaaatatttatttatcagtgaagaaaataaaagaagaaaaattggtCAGAAGgaaaatatagagagaaaacagatcaaaatgaaaagtttaACAAGTGAGTGGAGTTTTGAGGAGAATGAATATCTGCCATTAGAGAGTTGAGAGGTGTGATAATAAGCTAAAGGCAAAGAAGACTACACAGatggaaaaaaagagaagaaaatgggACAATaggagtagtagtagtagtagaaaTTGTTGAGAGATATTTTATTGATCTCAATGGGGTATTTTTGGCAAAATTAgggtaaaaatatttatatataaggaaaaaattggaagaaaaaaaaaaggaaaagggagTGTAGGAATTGAGAGTtgatagaaaaagaaaagaagaaaactattattttaaataGGAAGATTGAATTTATAGGGTTGAATTGAAGTTAATAAGTTTTTATAAGgactttaaataaatattacttATTATAAAAACGAGGTTTACAgttatatagagagagagtgagagagagttgatagaaaaagaaaagaagaaaactattattttaaataGAAAGATTGAATTTATAGGGATGAATTGAAGTTAATAAGTTTTTATAAGgactttaaataaatattatttattataataacaaGGTTcacagttatatatatatataaaagaactaAAATTAATGAGTTCGCGTGAATTTTTAACCAACACAGTAACCGATCTAAGTTGTTTTAGGTGATGGATGTAATCATTATCCTCAGTCCTCACgatttttatttaagtttttGATAGATAAATCAAATTAATGTTgatgaattaataaatatttaataattgatgtatataattttattttacaatGAAACAACTCGCAAAATGTGGCATGTCATGAAAACATAAGCAACAAAATAGAATTTGGATGAGTTGAATGAGAAAAAGTATTCCCAAAAATAAGAATATCTTACTAatctttatttataattatataaattattatgaaATTGGAGGTTACTTTCGTCTTTAAGTATTAGCAGTAAATAGTCTTCCAGTATTTGAATCCTTTTAGAACCCAATTGAAATTATTAAATTCTATACTAAACTGACTCTTAAAAGCCCTTCTCTTTGTTGGGCTGTCTGCTTCACACATGTCCATAGGGCCCACATGTTGAGTTGGTTACTGCTAAGCTGATGACTTGATCCTGTCAAAAAGCCAGATACTTGAGTAGTTTGGTTGCTATGGGCTAATTCAGTAATTGGGCCTATGGATAGGCCCAACTCGTTGATCCGAGAGGGGTGTGCATACGAACTACCATCAAAATAGTCAACTGAATGTTGTAGTCTGTTTGGGGGGCAACCTAGaccccgtttggatgggctttaagttggtcaaaattaatttaaagtttctttttagcttttgtacgtgtttgtctaatgctaactttaagtcataaagttcttaaagtcagtcaaaaatgaaaaattaggatttctaactttttttcgtaagtgcttaaagtcattttctttgaccataaaaattacttttatatcttttatattttaactaaattcccaaactatctattttattcttttaaccctaaaattcacatagcatttttatccaaacattcaactgcttatttataaaaataactttcagcacttcaaagttctagaaacacttcatacatgaaagttactttttttaagctcatccaaacgggctcctagACTATAACAAGGGTGTTGTTTCGAGGTGAGTGAGCAGTCTGTAATTTTTCTTCAATTGAATACTTGGGAGCTTATATGAATCATTTCATTTTTACCTATGCAGCCAACAGAATCATTGACATGTACTAGTTTGATAATAAATAGCCTAATTTTTACTGTATTTTACATTTGTTACAACTTGCTTGACAGGCTAATTACCGGACTCTTCTACAACCAAAATTTCTACACCAGGAGATGAAATGTTTGAATTTCGCGTCTCCAAATGAGTCCTGTTTATCTTTTGTTGttcatcaaatatcatcttCAACTTTTTTGCTTGTTCTTCGATCCTCATTTGTAACGTTCGTTGAGTCTACATAACAACATGAAGAGAATAAGATTCAGAAAGATTGGTTGGACATGTTTTTATTGTTCTGGCAAAGTACAATGCTTTGTTAAGTATAGGTTACTACTATAGCCTATACATACCTCAAGTTGCTCATGAAGACACCTTTGTACTTCTAGCTGCATTTTCAGTGCTTCCTTGATTTCTATTCCACTGCAAATAAGTTTGATATCAGATGTAATTTGATTTCCAGCTAAAATAATCGACGAATGAAGTAAAGAGTATATGTCCCTGCCATTTCATTTAACTTGACGTAGAGTTTAAGCAAgaaaagaagacttttgaatcttgtggtcttaaactaaagataggAAGAATGTACGAAAAATGTTTTTTAATCTTGTTGTACATCTTAAACATGTCGTGtagaaagttgaaattaaagaattgtcaaaacaagaaaaagacaTTTTTTTTGATACGGAGGAAGTAGAAAATAGTATACGTTTTGCTCTCGATATCTGTCACAGCATCCAGGCTGTTTCTCTTTTCGGATTTCCCTGCTGATTCTGGATGCTTTGCATTCCgatatttctggaaaaaaaGGAACTAGTTTATACAAGGAGAACATTTCATCTAGTAATATGAAATGGACTTGTGAAACAAACTTCTTTTGTGGATTAATAAGTACCTGCAAATGGCTTTTAACATGATCAAGAGTTAAGCTTTCTGAGTCCATCAGATTTAGTATTTGCTTCGGCGTAGCCTCTAACAGATGAATGTAATGACAGTCAACAGAAGAAATGGTCGCGTCTAGAGAATGAAAGATAGTTTGGAATTACTTACTGTCAGCGCCTCCAAGGCAATTTACACACTCAAGAAATCGATCATGGAGATCTTCACTCCATCTGATTCGTGTCTTACTAGACTTATGGGATACTCCAGAAGATGCAGAGTTATGACAAGTAAGTGAAGGGATCGCGGATTGTTGCCTCATATTTTCCAATTGAGAGCAACATAAATTATGAGAGAGCTGTGGGTCAAATATAAGAAGACTTAGAATAGTATACAGTCAGACATCTCTGTAATAGTCATCATTTAAAACAACCATGTTTTCTGTGGAACCAATCTTTCATGTTATGTTATGACAAATAAGTGAAGGACTCGCAGATTGTTGCCTCATATTTGGCAATTGAGAGCAACACAAATCATGAGAGAGCTGTGGGACATATATAAGAAGACTCAGAATAGTGAATACAATCAAACATCTATATAACATTCATCCTCTATAACAACATTTCACTATAACAACCATGTTTCTTATAGAATCAATCTTTCATGTTATGTTTGAAGGACTCGCGGATTGTTGCCTCATATTTGCCAATTGAGAGCAACAAAAATCATGAGAGAGCTTTGGGACAAATATAAGAAGACTCGGAATGGTATACAGTCAGACATCTCTATAATAGTCGTTCTCTGTAACAACATTTCACTATAACAACCATGTTTTATGTAGAACCGATCTTTCGTTTTATGTTCTTTATAACAACATTTTGCTGCAGCAACCAATTTTTTTAGAAGAAACGATGCTACTAAAGAGAGGTTTGACTGTATATTGTTTGAGATGAAGTTTAAGGCTTTTTAAAGTACTCACACAGTAATCTTGATTTCCATCAAAAGGCAACGAAGGGTGCCTCCGATATGAAGTATTGAATTCTCCCAGTAACTCATTTTTCAGATGCAACAAACTCTCTTTctctgcttctgatacatcagaAAATGGATTGGTTGAGAATTCTGTTCTGATGAATGATGGTAAAGAAATCTTGTGTCGAAAATCTGGCTCAGCCTGTGCTAATGAATCTTCCAAGATTCCATTTTTACATTGTTGAGGATCAAATGATGACATTTCAAGATCATAATTCTTGATCAACTGAGAAGTATTATCTTGATTATCATATTGTGTAAACCCGAGGCAACGTTCTGTGGCAAAAAACGCTGAAGAAGGGGAACCAATACAGCTGATTATGCTACTTGAAGATGAACTAGCAATAGGCAAACAAGTTTCCATGTATGATGAATATTGTAATTGTTGATCAACTAAATCTTGAGCTGAACATTTGGGAACTTCTAAATTATAATCACTCGAAAAGTATTCATTGCCGTGAGTACTAATAAACCTCTGGATACTCATTTTCAAATGATCAAGAACCGAAGGTGGATTTTCTTGAACTTTCCAAGATTCAAAGGGGTATTTCAATTGAGAATTTCTTGTCTCAATGAATCCGATAAGGTTAACTGAATACGCGGAATCAAGAAAACGAGTATGAATAATCAGTAAACTGAAAATGCAACAGTATTATAAATCAGATTGACAGCTCCTGAatacatattttcaattttttatatatcaAGAAGACTTCAGAAACAAGATATATAATATGTCAACGACTCGAAATCCCAGCTTTATTGATTTTTCTGTAATGTATAATACTGATAAGGACTAATAAACAATCTCTTTGACAAAACCAAGGCCAGAACATTATAGTATAGAAGAAAACAAATGCCAACTTGTTAAACCATAAGAAAGCATCAGTAGCTCATTTCACAACTCGAACCTGTGACCTATAGATCACACGTAGATAACGTTATTGTTGTTCCATTCTGGTGACCTATAATGACATTTCTTGTACTAATAAACAACAATTACCAAATTAAAAGTAGGAATCTTGAATGAGCTAGACTATGTTCCAACCTAgttttatatttcttctttcatgtacttgttatagaaaatgcatatatatatatatatatatatataaagatctAGTTTGATTCTCTAATcattcctatttttattgtttttcttcCTATCATTAGAAACAATCCCATCTCAATATTCCTTCTTCCTATATATTTTGTTCCGGAACAGTTACTTTTAGTAagcatgacaactaaaatggaCCGAAGAGAATTCTTTCTTATCtagtttttatattttgttgttATGTGAATTGTTATAGGTCTACATCAAGCATATGCAAAAGTCATATTTggtataaaataaattgaatctCTTTGTAAAAATCAGCATGTGAAGGTGACCACAGATTCTTTCACAAGGCCTTTTGGACATTATTGAATATTCAAAGGTTTGGTAAAGAAAAAACAAACTGTGTATATTAAGATGAAGCCTTTGGAAGTTCCACTTATAATATCTCATTAACCATTATTCATGATCTAGATATAGGTCCGGAAAATTGTTTACGAGGAGATGATTTTAGATAGAAAAGTATGGAGATCGAGGATTAGGATAAATATTTAGTAAATAGCTGAGCGATTTCTCGCTTCCTGATAGTGTAAAGATATCTCGCTTACTATTATATTAGCTTTATCTTATTCTTAATATTACTGTTATTTCTTTTACAATGGTtatctttactattttttatgtTAATACTTTTCTGTCTTTGATATTTTCATCGtagctttttcttttttactcttACATTATTGAAGATCAATAGGAAATGGTCTAATGTGTACGTGTGGCCTCCAACTTTATAAATCTAAGAATATAGTAACGGGAAATATTAAAGTCAAATGTAATTTGCAGATATTAAATTGTATGACCTTCCCCTTGTTTGATCAAATTTgtcaaattttataaaattgatACTCACTAAAAGAAAAGGTTTGCATATGTGTGCGCacaaaatcatttaaaaatatataaaataaaatcatattccACGCTTTAAACTATAAATTTATCTCTTAATTAACGTAACATGTAAATGAGGAAAGGCCAATCAAATATCTTGTATGAACAATAGAAGCTAATTTTTGCCTTCTAAATTGTTGAAAAGACAAATTAAAGTATAAAATCCTCAAGTCGTTGGACAATTTGTATATACTTAAAACTTACTCTCCCTccgtttctttttatttatcaaattttgatttaacacacttattttaaaaaataatgagttacctattttacccctattaattaatagagttttaaatatatttactcggtatatttttcaaagatattaattcaatgttaataaattgaggatataataggaagaaaaaaattgttatttcttaatttgtcaaaattgacaagtaaaaaggaaaatcaaatTAGGAAATATTTGACAATTAAATAGGAAcggaacggagggagtataagGCAAGTCAAACTCTGTCAAAGCATGCAATTTTATGATACATCATTTTTTTGATCTTAGAcaaaaaagaaaactatttttttactCCGTATACAATTAGATTTCTAAAAGATCTAGTCATTTGAAaaatatgtatcagattcgatcatataaatgatgttttccaaaataaacTTTACTAATTCTTACTTAAAGATCAATGTCTCTAAGAAaggttaaataaataaattaactatACTATTAAaagaacaacaaaaacaacaagatACCGAGTAAAATTCCACAAGTAGGAGACTATACTATTaaaagaaaacattaaaatttgTACTATAAAATAATTACTAACATCTTTGCTTCTCAAAAGCTAGAACAAAATTAATGCCCGCGCTCAGCCACTTGAGAGGGGCGTTCAGCTACTTGACTGGTTGGAGAGGGGCGTTCAGCCACTTGACTGGTTGGAGGGACAGCCGATTGAGTCTGAACCAACATTTAAAGATGGATTGGCTTACTTGGCACCGGGATGAGAATTCTCCTTACTTCTTTGGGGGACCGAAGGCAGTTCTCCGTGCACCGGACACGTAGCTTACCGAATCAGTTGCGACACGGATGGGAATGCGGTCCTATTTGAAATGGATGGCAGTTGTATCAAAGGGAGCTTCCCAGTTTGACATCAACTGCAGAGAAATGAGGTTCGAGTTGATGAACAACTGatcaacgagaaagaggccCTACTCACTACAAACGAATACACCACAAGATTGAACTGCACTCATGCCTCTCCCGCATCAAGTTTGTCTTCTCCACGATCTCcgggaaatgaaaaaaaaatctcaaagatCCCTAAACAAATCTGTAAAGTTCCGTGTCGCAATTGATTCGGTAAGCTACGTGAACCCTAGTCATACGAGTTTGAAATACGTGCAAAAATTCTTGAACTTCGACCATATGTGCGTGAAGTTCAATCATCTATGTGACCTCCTCCACATCAAACAAGTTCAGTGCTAGAATTCGACCCTTTAACTTAGCAGAGTTTGAACTCATGATGCGCGTCTAACCTACACTTCTGCTGTCACTAGACTAAAGCCACGAGACAAGGCTGATAGACTAACCATTAGAGCAACGCCCCAGACTGATGAAACAATGGGAAGGGCTAGCTTGCCCAGCCATTAGAGCAACGCCCCGGACTGATGAAACAATGGGAAGGGCTAGCTTGCCCAGCCATCACGCGTTGTGCTCTAACCATTACAGCAAAGCCCAAGACTGATCAACTGAAAGTATAATCGACATAAATAGAAGATATTCTAAAATGACATGATAAATGAAATTATAAACATAGGAATAAGTACATTTCAAACCATAATATTCCCTCCATAAATATCTTATCAAAACAAGCTGTTTTCTATTATTACTTCACCTTAAACCCCTCAAAAACCTTTTTAACAAAGATCAAACATTACCCTATTCACCATAAAcaacaaataaatttaaacaacAACATAATAGGATCGAAACAACAGAGATTCTGAAATAATCAAAACCTTCAAACATGAAGCAATCTCGACTAGTTTAAGCCTTCTTCAAGTCCTCATTGACATTGACATCTCCTTCTGTTGGTTTCCCATTGCTCCTCCGATTACCGGAGTAGTTAGTCTTAGTGTTCTCTGCATCTCTGATACTCCGGCTATTGAATTCATTCGTTGGAAAATTAAACTTTTTTGAAGCAATTTCAGATCTTAAATCATTCAAAGCATTTCTCAACAATCCATTTTCAGCTTGTATTGTCTCCAGCTGCTGCTTCACTTCCAAACAAGCTTGTGTCAAATCAGCATTTCTGGGCAAATTGTTAACTTTCTTTGAATCATCTTTCGGTATATGTTCGATACCGATCTTATTCATCACCAGCAGTGGACAGTGACGGAACGAAATGCCCGCCGGCGACGGGAAGCCGGTGTTTCCCAGTATAACAGTATCCGAATCCTCCGCCGCAGGAACTTTAGGAAACCTGAGACCCCATCGGAAATTCACCACAGCACGGTTTCTCAAAGGGAACGAAGTCCGTGCACTAACCACCGCGCCGGAGAACAAGTTGTCTACAGCTCCGGCAACGG
Proteins encoded in this window:
- the LOC129876917 gene encoding probable transcription factor KAN3, which translates into the protein MSIQRFISTHGNEYFSSDYNLEVPKCSAQDLVDQQLQYSSYMETCLPIASSSSSSIISCIGSPSSAFFATERCLGFTQYDNQDNTSQLIKNYDLEMSSFDPQQCKNGILEDSLAQAEPDFRHKISLPSFIRTEFSTNPFSDVSEAEKESLLHLKNELLGEFNTSYRRHPSLPFDGNQDYCLSHNLCCSQLENMRQQSAIPSLTCHNSASSGVSHKSSKTRIRWSEDLHDRFLECVNCLGGADKATPKQILNLMDSESLTLDHVKSHLQKYRNAKHPESAGKSEKRNSLDAVTDIESKTGIEIKEALKMQLEVQRCLHEQLETQRTLQMRIEEQAKKLKMIFDEQQKINRTHLETRNSNISSPGVEILVVEESGN
- the LOC129877552 gene encoding uncharacterized protein LOC129877552 — translated: MKASIKFRDEQKPLIRAKVPLSVLNFPFQSGIVAGESKELSLSLGTLFDSGPSFKVAYRPNDSFNPFSFVFKTGIGHFGSPVSSPFTMSAEFNLVGNQNPSFFIHFKPHFGDFCVKKSHSSSTIAKSLNSKSNGVDPIQNGFETSVMKTDYFQEKAAFLGSKVDGLPVESAVAGAVDNLFSGAVVSARTSFPLRNRAVVNFRWGLRFPKVPAAEDSDTVILGNTGFPSPAGISFRHCPLLVMNKIGIEHIPKDDSKKVNNLPRNADLTQACLEVKQQLETIQAENGLLRNALNDLRSEIASKKFNFPTNEFNSRSIRDAENTKTNYSGNRRSNGKPTEGDVNVNEDLKKA